Proteins encoded by one window of Manihot esculenta cultivar AM560-2 chromosome 10, M.esculenta_v8, whole genome shotgun sequence:
- the LOC110625313 gene encoding probable membrane-associated kinase regulator 4 — MAVNISYDHEDDDYIDMEVSSYSSFFCNSESSIPQAREFEFQMSSVSFEKDSTTSPADELFYKGKLLPLHLPPRLQMVEKLLQHSNSPYDCRKNTLEEFFSTPLMTTATTPTTTSTPFESCNISPSESCRVSRELNPAEYFFEYSNEEGGFNGENRKKTWTKKLKLIKQSSLSSRLKASRAYLKSLFGKSGCSDDSCTAASKVADEGIVSKPSRKVPFGQIQKENFQLPTTRIRNGNKQKISSEDEDNRLHRRSFSMALRRHSTNKSSSSSSSSTNTNGFYGLPFIKRSSSVNLEVENPIQEAIAHCKQSHQQLFCPRKAEIELCRG, encoded by the coding sequence ATGGCAGTGAACATATCGTATGATCATGAAGATGATGACTACATTGACATGGAAGTGAGTTCATACTCCAGCTTCTTCTGCAACTCCGAAAGCTCTATCCCACAAGCAAGAGAGTTTGAGTTTCAAATGTCTTCAGTTTCATTTGAAAAAGATTCGACAACTTCACCAGCTGATGAGCTCTTCTACAAAGGAAAACTCCTTCCTCTTCACCTACCTCCTCGTCTGCAAATGGTGGAAAAGCTCCTGCAACACTCCAACTCTCCTTATGATTGCAGGAAAAATACCTTGGAAGAATTCTTTAGCACCCCATTAATGACCACAGCAACAACGCCAACTACAACGAGCACCCCATTTGAATCCTGCAACATTTCACCTTCTGAATCTTGTCGTGTTAGTCGAGAACTAAATCCTGCAGAGTATTTTTTTGAGTACTCAAATGAAGAAGGTGGTTTCAATGGTGAAAACCGAAAGAAGACATGGACGAAAAAGCTTAAGCTAATCAAGCAGTCGTCTCTTAGTTCAAGGCTGAAGGCTTCCAGGGCTTATCTCAAATCTTTATTTGGCAAATCTGGCTGCTCTGATGATTCCTGTACAGCAGCATCAAAAGTTGCAGACGAAGGAATAGTTTCTAAGCCATCAAGAAAAGTCCCTTTTGGACAAATTCAAAAGGAAAATTTTCAACTGCCAACAACTCGTATCCGCAATGGTAACAAACAGAAGATCAGTAGTGAAGATGAAGATAATCGCCTTCACAGGAGATCGTTCTCCATGGCCCTCAGACGCCATTCTACAAACAAGTCTTCCTCATCATCTTCAAGCTCAACAAATACAAATGGCTTTTATGGGCTGCCATTTATAAAGAGAAGCAGCAGTGTAAATTTAGAAGTTGAGAATCCAATTCAAGAAGCAATTGCACACTGCAAGCAGTCTCATCAGCAACTGTTCTGCCCAAGAAAGGCAGAAATTGAACTTTGCAGAGGCTGA
- the LOC110624437 gene encoding uncharacterized protein LOC110624437, with translation MSWLRSAVNKAVEVGNKNNLTRAVKNYADTVVQQAGQAVAEGAKILQDRIGNRSYKSVKQTVKRLEEAAVSCRGPERVLLLKRWLLVLQEVEKVWSAVSEDKQIEQHPFPDEGRESPRKHFMVLYCDSEFGGEPMNFRDVFLKSQALEGIILSMILEAPTDEEVSLLMEMFRICLTGGKEVHNAVVSSILDLASAFAIYQDEVLVKREELLQFAQGAVGGLKVSVDLGRIDAEAIDLKNKLVGIIGADKPSSEDENRASNGTAKATVEALKEALAQIHICSRLEGLLVKKKNLNFGDSPEIHAQKVDKLKVLSESLASSAAKAEKRILDHRLQKEEALKVRVSKADEANEREKEISAEISVLEQERDELEAQLKNVNISLAAANAQLHNAREERDQFDEANDQIIEHLKTKEDDLSKSIAASRLEANVLSTWINFLEDTWVLQRSYTEMMEKQVIDELERHEDYFMNLVIHLLNEHKKELGPDISQIGKFVANLKNLSEGSEVAGMDRDGSKVLHPRKNLEEEYLVYETKIISTFSVVDSIREQLYAQQGDLLRKDDAKIEELFDDIEKLRKEFESIERPILEIENPPTPEAETAAEKPLGSPTQKSMQDPSSPKSETDRQPKAPGVEEQQELDPAAELAKLESEFRKDARDYSTEEIGDWEFDELERELMSDDAATRK, from the exons GGGAATCGGAGTTACAAAAGTGTTAAGCAAACTGTTAAGAGATTGGAGGAGGCTGCTGTCTCTTGTAGAGGTCCTGAGAGGGTTCTGTTACTGAAAAGATGGTTACTCGTGCTTCAAGAAGTTGAGAAGGTATGGTCAGCTGTTTCTGAAGATAAACAAATTGAGCAACACCCTTTTCCTGATGAAGGAAGGGAAAGTCCAAGAAAACACTTCATG GTACTATATTGTGATTCTGAATTTGGGGGTGAGCCAATGAATTTTCGCGATGTTTTTCTCAAGAGCCAGGCTTTGGAAGGCATCATATTGTCCATG ATTCTTGAAGCGCCAACTGATGAAGAAGTTTCTTTGCTTATGGAGATGTTTAG GATCTGTCTAACTGGCGGAAAAGAAGTTCATAATGCAGTAGTGAGCAGCATACTAGATCTGGCTTCAGCTTTTGCCATCTACCAAGATGAAGTGTTG GTAAAGAGGGAGGAGTTGCTTCAATTTGCCCAAGGTGCTGTTGGAGGGTTGAAAGTTAGTGTTGATCTTGGAAG AATAGATGCTGAAGCCATTGACCTGAAGAACAAACTTGTTGGAATAATTGGTGCTGATAAACCATCAAGTGAAGATGAGAATAGAGCATCTAATGGAACAGCTAAAGCAACTGTGGAG GCTCTGAAAGAAGCCCTTGCACAAATACATATCTGTTCCAGATTGGAAGGGCTTTtagtgaaaaagaaaaatttaaattttggagACTCTCCAGAGATTCATGCTCAAAAG GTTGATAAGTTGAAGGTCTTGTCAGAATCCCTTGCCAGTTCTGCAGCAAAAGCTGAAAAGCGCATCTTAGATCACAG ACTACAGAAGGAAGAGGCTCTGAAAGTTCGTGTTTCCAAAGCTGATGAAGCTAATGAAAGAGAGAAG GAAATATCAGCTGAAATTTCTGTACTCGAACAAGAAAGAGATGAACTTGAAGCTCAACTGAAAAAC GTTAATATATCCTTGGCTGCTGCAAATGCACAACTTCACAATGCTAGAGAAGAGAGAGATCAGTTCGATGAAGCTAACGATCAGATCATTGAGCACTTGAAAACAAAG GAAGATGACCTGTCAAAATCTATTGCTGCGTCAAGGCTGGAGGCAAATGTCCTGAGTACCTGGATTAATTTTCTGGAAGATACTTGGGTTCTCCAGCGCTCATATACAGAAATGATGGAGAAGCAGGTCAT tGATGAACTGGAGAGGCATGAGGACTATTTCATGAACTTGGTTATCCATCTTCTCAATGAGCACAAG AAGGAATTGGGGCCTGATATCAGTCAGATTGGGAAATTTGTGGCAAATCTAAAGAATTTAAGTGAAGG TTCAGAGGTGGCAGGTATGGATCGAGATGGTTCTAAAGTATTACACCCAAGGAAAAATCTTGAGGAGGAATATTTGGTCTATGAAACCAAG ATAATAAGTACCTTCAGTGTGGTGGATAGCATAAGAGAACAGCTTTATGCTCAACAGGGGGATCTTCTTAG GAAAGATGATGCAAAGATTGAAGAACTATTTGATGATATTGAGAAACTGAGAAAAGAATTTGAATCCATTGAGAGACCAATTTTAGAAATTGAGAATCCACCTACCCCCGAGGCAGAGACTGCAGCTGAGAAGCCATTGGGAAGCCCCACCCAGAAGTCGATGCAAGATCCTAGTTCCCCAAAATCTGAGACAGATCGGCAACCCAAAGCACCGGGAGTTGAGGAGCAGCAGGAACTTGATCCTGCAGCTGAACTAGCTAAACTGGAGTCGGAGTTCAGGAAGGATGCTCGAGATTACTCGACAGAAGAGATTGGTGATTGGGAGTTTGATGAACTTGAGAGGGAGTTGATGTCTGATGATGCAGCAACAAGAAAGTGA
- the LOC110624906 gene encoding ankyrin repeat-containing protein ITN1, producing MASPVEEGGERDLEKGLIYPQQNQNQNPLAEPSPTPSPSSTSSAPALVLSNSGKRIDQAGKKKYVKQVTGRHNDTELHLAAQHGDVAAVKQILNDIDSQLMRTFSGEEFDAEVAEIRASVVNEVNELGETALFTAADKGHLEVVKELLKYSSRECITRKNRSGFDPLHIAAVQGHHAIVQVLLDHDPSLSQTYGPSNATPLVSAATRGHTAVVIELLSKDGSLLEISRSNGKNALHLAARQGHVDVVKALLSKDPQLARRTDKKGQTALHMAVKGQSCEVVKLLLGADAAIVMLPDKNGNTALHVATRKKRVEIVNELLLLPDTNVNALTRDHKTALDIAEELTLSEESSEIKECLYKYGAVRANELNQPRDELRKTVTQIKKDVHTQLEQTRKTNKNVHNISKELRKLHREGINNATNSVTVVAVLFATVAFAAIFTVPGGDDKSGIAVVVSHTSFKIFFIFNAIALFTSLAVVVVQITLVRGETKAERRVVEVINKLMWLASVCTSVAFMASSYIVVGRKHEWAAILVTVVGGVIMAGVLGTMTYYVVKSKRIRSMRKKEKHARRSGSTSWQHSDFSNSEVDRIYAL from the exons ATGGCTTCCCCAGTAGAAGAAG GGGGAGAGAGGGACCTAGAAAAGGGACTCATATATCCACAAcaaaaccaaaaccaaaacCCTCTTGCAGAACCCTCACCAACACCATCACCTTCCTCAACTTCATCAGCTCCAGCCCTGGTTCTATCCAACTCTGGAAAACGGATTGATCAAGCAGGAAAAAAGAAGTATGTAAAACAAGTAACTGGGCGACACAATGACACTGAGCTGCACTTGGCAGCTCAACATGGTGATGTGGCAGCTGTAAAGCAGATTCTTAATGATATTGATTCACAATTGATGAGAACTTTTAGCGGGGAGGAGTTTGATGCAGAGGTTGCTGAAATAAGGGCATCAGTGGTGAATGAGGTGAATGAATTGGGAGAAACTGCACTGTTTACTGCTGCAGATAAGGGGCATCTTGAGGTGGTAAAGGAGTTGTTAAAGTACTCAAGTAGAGAGTGCATTACAAGGAAGAATAGGTCAGGTTTCGATCCATTGCATATTGCTGCTGTGCAAGGGCATCATG CCATTGTCCAAGTCCTTCTAGATCATGACCCAAGCCTGAGCCAAACATATGGCCCATCAAATGCAACCCCTCTTGTATCTGCAGCTACAAGGGGGCATACTGCAGTAGTCATTGAATTGTTGTCAAAGGATGGTAGCTTATTGGAAATTTCCAGATCCAATGGTAAAAATGCATTGCATTTGGCTGCCAGACAGGGGCATGTAGATGTTGTAAAAGCATTGCTCAGCAAGGATCCACAGTTGGCACGAAGGACCGACAAGAAGGGGCAGACTGCTTTGCATATGGCTGTTAAAGGGCAGAGCTGTGAGGTAGTTAAATTGCTTCTTGGGGCAGATGCTGCTATTGTGATGCTTCCAGACAAAAATGGTAACACAGCATTACATGTGGCAACTAGGAAGAAAAGGGTGGAG ATAGTGAATGAGTTGTTACTGCTTCCTGACACAAATGTGAATGCACTGACAAGAGACCATAAAACAGCTCTAGATATTGCAGAAGAGCTTACCCTCTCAGAAGAATCATCAGAAATAAAAGAGTGCCTGTATAAATATGGTGCTGTTAGAGCTAATGAACTCAACCAACCAAGGGATGAGTTGAGGAAAACTGTTACACAAATTAAGAAAGATGTTCACACCCAACTTGAACAAACCAGAAAGACCAACAAGAATGTTCACAATATCTCTAAAGAGCTTAGGAAGCTACATCGTGAAGGGATCAATAATGCTACCAACTCGGTGACTGTGGTGGCTGTGCTATTTGCAACGGTGGCCTTTGCAGCCATATTTACTGTACCAGGTGGGGATGATAAGAGTGGGATTGCAGTGGTGGTAAGCCATacttctttcaaaattttcttcatCTTTAATGCTATTGCACTCTTTACCTCATTGGCTGTTGTGGTGGTTCAAATTACACTGGTTAGAGGTGAGACAAAAGCAGAGAGACGTGTGGTAGAGGtgattaacaaattaatgtggtTGGCTTCTGTGTGCACTTCAGTTGCATTTATGGCCTCATCATATATAGTTGTCGGCCGGAAACACGAGTGGGCTGCTATTTTGGTTACAGTGGTAGGGGGAGTGATTATGGCTGGGGTTCTTGGCACAATGACATATTATGTGGTTAAGTCGAAGAGGATTCGGTCGATGAGGAAAAAGGAGAAGCATGCACGAAGGAGTGGATCAACCTCATGGCAACACTCCGACTTCTCCAATTCAGAAGTTGATCGAATCTATGCCCTGTAA